Within the Parcubacteria group bacterium ADurb.Bin159 genome, the region CGAATTTGCCAATTAAGAGGCGTTTCTTTCTCTTTTAAGGAAAGAAGAGAGAGCGGTTGGTTTGAATAAAGAACAAATTTTAAATCATTTCTATCCTTAGCTATTTCTTGTAAAGCTTTTATCAGGTAAAAAGAATACCATCCAATACCGGTTTTATTTTTAGCTAATGCCCGAGAACCATCAATGCCAATGATAAACATAATTTATAGATTCTTGAGTTAAAAACAAATTTAGCGTCATCCCGCAAATTTCTAAAATCATTTTTTGAAATTTTTTAAATGGTGTTTTTTGTTGGTTAATGGAAATTGGTAAAAAAAGTGTCAAATTTGATTTTCTGGCGAGATAAGCCTTTATTGATGCGGGTTTGCAAAGGTCGGAAAAAGGGGACTGTCCCCTTTTTAAGGCCAACAAAAAAATAATTTGCGTTTTTTCTTAAAGTGTGCCGTTATTTACGGCAAATTTCAAATTTCGTGAGATAAGCCTTTATTGATGCGGGTTTGCAAAGGTCGGAAAAAGGGGACTGTCCCCAAAAAATTAACGGGTGATGAGAAGGCTTTTTTTGTAAACATCTAAATTGTCTAAAGCTAATCCTGTTCCTTGCGCCACGGCTAATAATGGATCTTCAGTAACATAAGCCGGCACACCTGTGGCTTCGGTTAAAAGCTGATCTAATTTTCTTAAAAGAGATGTACCCCCGGCTAAAACCATACCCTTTTCCATCACATCAGCTGAAAGTTCAGGTGGCGCTTCATGAAGCACATTTTTTACTGTAGAAATTATTGCCTCTAAAGTATTTTTAATGGCTATAGTAACGTCATCGGAAGTAATAGTAACAATTTTAGGTAAACCGCTAATCATATCTCTACCCTTAATATCAATTTTTAATTTTTCTTCCAAGGGCAAAGCAGCGCCAATTTTAATTTTAATATTTTCCGCAGTTTGCTCACCAATGGCTAAATTATATTTTTTGCGGATATAATCAGCAATAGCTAAATCACATTTATTGCCCGCTACTCTTACTGATTGAAAAGAAACAATCCCACCTAAAGAAATAATTGCTGCTTCAGTTGTTCCTCCTCCCATATCCACAATCATATGTCCAGAAGCCGAGCCAATGGGAATTTTAGAACCTATAGCCGCGGCTACCGGCTCTTTAATTAAATAAGTAGCTTTTGCCCCAGCAACAGCAGAAGCATCAAGCACAGCTCTTCTCTCCGCTGAAGTAATTCCCCCAGGGACAGCAATCATCACTTCTGGTTTGAATATTCTCCAATGTTTTAATGCCTTAGAAATAAAATATTTTAACATAGCTTCAGTTGCATGATAATCAGCAATAACTCCCTCTCTTAAAGGACGTTTAGCCACAATCGTATCCGGAGTTCGGCCAATCATTTCTTTGGCTTCGTCTCCCACAGCTAAAACACTGCCGTCTAAAGTGGAAATAGCCACTACCGAGGGCTCATTAGCCACAATTCCCTTTTTGGCTAAATAAACCAAGATGTTGGCTGTTCCCAAATCTATGCCT harbors:
- the mreB_2 gene encoding Rod shape-determining protein MreB, with the translated sequence MFSKKIGIDLGTANILVYLAKKGIVANEPSVVAISTLDGSVLAVGDEAKEMIGRTPDTIVAKRPLREGVIADYHATEAMLKYFISKALKHWRIFKPEVMIAVPGGITSAERRAVLDASAVAGAKATYLIKEPVAAAIGSKIPIGSASGHMIVDMGGGTTEAAIISLGGIVSFQSVRVAGNKCDLAIADYIRKKYNLAIGEQTAENIKIKIGAALPLEEKLKIDIKGRDMISGLPKIVTITSDDVTIAIKNTLEAIISTVKNVLHEAPPELSADVMEKGMVLAGGTSLLRKLDQLLTEATGVPAYVTEDPLLAVAQGTGLALDNLDVYKKSLLITR